The DNA sequence AGAAGATCAAGGGGCTTACCAGGCAGGTCAGGAGCATGGAGTCGGAAACCACCAAGCTCCGTAGCGAAGTGAGGAATAGCCTGGATCTGGTGATGAAAGATCCGCTGACCGGCGTGTACAACCGGGGTGGTTATGAGGCACGGGTGGTTGAGGAGTTTTCTCGAAAGCAGCGGATAAATGCACCTTTATCGTTGGTATTTGTGGACTGTAACAAGTTCAAACAGATTAATGACACCTTTGGTCATAACGCCGGCGATACGGTGTTGGTCAAGGTAGCGGAAACACTGAAAGTCCGGGCCAGAACCTCAGACGTTGTTGCCCGTTATGGGGGTGATGAGTTTGTGGTGCTGCTGACGGATACAGATATAACAGGGGCAGAGGTGTTTGCCAAAGATGCATGCGACAAAATTCGCAAGGCAGGTTTTAATAATAACGGCAAGCCACTGGATGTTTCCATTTCCTGTGGGGTCACAGAGGTGCGGGATGACGATACACCAGTGACCGCATTGCACCGGGCCGATCAGGCAATGTATAAGGCAAAAAATGACACCGAGGATAAAGTCTTTGTTGTTTAATGCAAATTCACGATGCCGTTCAGCATAAACGATAAAAATAAATAGCTGGCCAGTTTTTTTATGCTGCGACAAAGTAACGAATAAACACTTCGGGCTTAATTTTCTCTGTCATCAGGCGTGTCCCTTGGCCGTGTGTCACTTCTGGCGTTGGTGGCACTTTGGTCAGAGCGCCACCCTGGTTGGCACAACCGACCACAATACTTTGGCCTATCTGCCCATTTATCTCGGACACATGCTGATATTTGTTCTCGGCATGCCCACCTGCGAAAATTGGTCAAGGCCGGGGGCAGGCAGAAGACGACTTCTCTGGTGGATTTTATCGGTGCCTGCTACGGTAAACGGTAGCTTTTGATTGCATTGATGACGTCACTATTGGGTTATCGACCGAACGTATATGTTGCCATACAGGAAAGCCATGCGACTTTTCTCCAGCGGTGAGTGCCGCTAGACTGGCTACTCAAAATATCAGCCAACAGGATTTATTATGCCCTCCTTCGATATTGTCTCAGAAGTGGATCAGGTAGATATTCGCCACGCTACTGAAAATACGCAACGTGAGTTGGCCACTCGCTTTGATTTTCGTGGGGTTGAGGCCAGTGTCACGATAAAGGATGAGGTGGTGACACTGACCGCCGAATCAGATTTCCAGTGTCGACAGCTGCTGGACATGCTGAGCAAAAATCTGGTCAAACGCAATGTAGACCCCTATGTCATCGATGTGGACGAGGAGGCGGTTCACAGCGGCAAAACGTTCTCGTTGCAGGTGCGATTCAAACAAGGCATAGACCAACCGATGGCGAAGAAGATTATTAAGTTGGTGAAAGAGGCCAAAGTAAAGGCACAGACGGCGATTCAGGGCGACAAATTGCGTGTTACCGGTAAAAAACGCGATGATTTGCAGGAAACCATTGCCTTGGTCAAAGGGGCTGATCTTGGCCAGCCATTCCAGTTCGAGAATTTCAGAGATTGAGTCTGGGTGTAAACTGGCCTAGTGGGCTGGAAAGAAGACAAAATGACGATGGGCAGATGTTATATATGGGCGATGAACGCAGCGAAATGTTCATCGACCGCAACATTCTCGTCATGCCGAATTTCTAAATTGCCAACCTGCCCCAGTTTGGGTGGTTGTGTCAGTTGGTTTGGCTGTGGCTTTGTAGACACCGGTGGTCTTGCTGCAGATAACAGATAATTAATTTTCACTTCAATCTCGCATAACTTGCTGCAATGAAACCTGATCAATATCAGTGAAAGAAAGTGCCGAAGTATACCAAGGAGCTGGTAGAAAGCCTGCGTTATCCCAAGGGCGCCGGGCAGGCACAGGATCACTAGATATTATTTCCCCCTTTGGGGCCGCTCTATGAGCGGCCTTTTTTATCTTATCGTCGAAAAAAACCCACCGGGTTGTCCCGGTGGGTAATTGCAGAACTGGTCAGACCGTTATTTCTTGACGCGATCCAGCAGTGACTGAACTTCTCTGCCAGCGATCTCCTTACTGCCCAAGCCAATCGCAATGGCTGCGCCGACAGCAACCGCACCAAGCATCAGGCCAAAGGCAATATTGATGATGTCCTGCGCAAGGCCGATCTGACGCAGCGCCATGGCAATGGTCAGAAACATGATGGCAAGGCTGGCAAGGTTGCCTGCTGCAGAGGGCATTCCCGCCTCGATAATCAACAGCCGTACTTTTCTGGCAATGAAAATACCGATAGCCAGAATCAGTGCACCCAACAGTACCTGAACGGCGAAACTGATCATGACGGTCACAATCTGGCTGAGGGGTTCAAAGCTCAGTAACTCAGTGGCACCCAGAATCGCGAACAGGATAATACCCAGCAGCACCAGGCTGCCTGCATACTGACTCGGGGTACGCTCCAGTCCCATCTTGAAGCCGAGCTTTTCAATTAATTGATTGAACCCGGCTGCTGTCAGTAGATCCGTCACCAGACTGGCAATCAGCTTGCCCACATAGTAAGAGATGGCGAGCACCAGCAAGGCCGCAAGGATGCCAGGCACGGCAGCAAAAATCATATCAATCATGTTTTGCGCGGGCGTGGAAATAGCTGCGATCTTCAGGGCTTCCAGCGATTGCACAATCACCAGCAGCAAAATGAAAGTGTAAATCAGTGTGCCAACCAGTGTGGAACATTTCTGCTGAATACCGGACTTCTCGCTTAGTCGGTCGATGCCAGAGGCGGCCAGCAGGCTACTGACAATCTGTCTTACCAGCTTGGCTACGAAATAACCAATGGCGAAGATCAGCAGTGCCGAGAGGATATTGGGCAGGTAGCTGAACAGCTTGTCGAACATGCTTTGCAGAGGGGCGACCAGACTTTCCATCTGCAAGGCGCTCAGCACCATTGGCAGGAAGAGCAGAAATACCAGCCAGTAACCGGCGGTAGCCAGAGATTGACTCACGGTTACCTTGTCTTCCTCATCGTGCTCAAGCTTGTTGAGGCGCTCGTCCAGTTTGCCCAGTGTGGCGCCTTTCTCAATGGCTTTTTTCACGAGCGCTGCCAGGACCCAGGCGAGCAGCAGCAGACCGAGTGCTGCAGCAAATTTTGGTAGGTAGGTAAAAATCTCGGTCAGTAACACATTTAATGGCTGTGTCACTGATTGAAGATCGAGCTTTTCAAAGAAGGAGATAAAGCCAAAGATCATGATGATCCAGAAGGCCGTCGTGGAGATGACCTTTTCCACGGGGAAGTCATCATTTAGCCCGACCGTGCGGGTGAACCGGTTATCCAGATCGGTTTTCAGCAGTAGCCGATGTGACAAGCTTTTGACAATCCGTGCTGCGATATAAAAGACGAGCAGGTATAAAACGGCCACCAGGAAGAGCAAAACAGGGCCTTCGTACTGGTTCCAGAAGCTGGTAATTTCACTCATAGCGGGATCCTTCTGTTTTTCTATTGAAAGACAAGCATAGGTGTCTTGGCCGTGAATGTCCAAAAACGGGCCTTTGGCGAGGTCAGGGATTTTTTGAATAGGACGGCAGGTATTTTTGAATGGAGCGAGGTCGGGACAACTGTATAAATTAAATAATCTGATTGTTTCTAATCGATGACTTTGCCGCGCAGGGCCTTCGTCTTACCGCGCTGGGTTTTGTTATCCACTCGCCGGGTTTTGGAGGCTTTTGTCGCACGGGTGGGTATGCGTGTTTTCTTGACTGCAGTGGCAGATAGAATAACGGCTTTGAGGCGTTCCAGTGCATCCAGCCGGTTTTTTTCCTGGGTACGGAATTGCTGCGCCTTGATCACAATCACACCCTCTTTATTAATCCGGCGGTCCTTCGTGACCAGCAGCTGTTGCTTGCAGTCATCGGGCAGGGACGATGCGTTGATGTCAAAGCGCAGGTGTATCGCCGATGAGACCTTGTTGACGTTCTGTCCCCCGGCTCCCTGGGAGCGAATGGCTGTCAGTTCAATTTCTTCGTCGGGAATAGCAATTTTTTTCGTGATGTCCAGCAACGTCCAATACTCCAATGTTTGCTTCAGGTTGAATTATAGGGAGGCAAGAGTCGTCAGCAAGTATGCAGGCGAGATGAGTTATCGGCGATTACAAGTCTCATGACAGCCAATAGATCAACGTTGTCCCGTCTAGCCGTCTCCTTGATAAATGTTTGGCAGCAAGCCATAGTATTCCCATGTCTGTTACCAAAACACACTGGGTTCTCTGGATCATCACCGCCTTTCTTTTGTCGGTGCTGGTGAATACCGCCCACGCCAGTTTGAACAGTCGTCATGACATATCTCAAAGGGCGGAGTTATCCCATAGTGCAGCGATGCCCTGCGAGTCCGAATCCGCCCATCCTGCAGGGGTGCAGCACGCAAATGGAAATAACCACAGCTGTATGTCCGATATATGCCATTGCGTGACCCAGGGTTGCCATTTGACGCCGATAGGCATTAATCCTCAGCTTGCCTGGGTGTTCCTGCCTCATCATCCCGCTCAGACACCGCTTCGGCAGAACCTGCTGAATGCCGGTCCCCACCGACTTGATCGTCCTCCCCGAAGCTGATTGTCCGTTGTTATCAACACCTCGCCGAGGTGCTGCAGGATAATTCATCTGAGGATTGAACAAATGTCATTATTTTCAAGGCTGTTGACGGCTTTCTGGATATCCATGATCGCCATAAATGCCGTCGCCAATATCACTGAGTATCACCTGGATATTGACCGCCAGACAGTCAATATCACAGGCAAGCCGTTACAGCGTATTACTGTTAACGGCAGTATCCCCGGGCCTGTGCTGGAATTCACTGAAGGTGATACAGCCGTGATTCATGTTACCAATAAAATGAAGGTGCCGAGCTCAGTCCACTGGCACGGATTGCTGTTGCCACCGGCAATGGATGGTGTGCCGGGCTTCAGCGGTTATCCCGGTATTGCACCGGGGGAAACTTTTACCTATCGATTTGAGCTTCGGCAAAACGGTACCTACTGGTATCACGCCCACAGTGGCACCCAGGAACAGGACGGCCACTACGGTGCACTGATTGTGCATCCCGAAAATCGCAGTCTGATTCAGGCGGATCGGGATTACGTGGTGGTGTTGTCTGATTTCAGTGAAGAAGCCAGTTCGCAAATCATGGCGAATTTGAAAAAAGATCCCCACTATTACAACTACTCCCAACGCACCCTCGGTGATTTTCTGGATGATGTGCGCAACCGCGGTCTGGCCGAGGCCTGGCAATGGGCTACCGAGTGGGGTGAGATGCGGATGTCGCCTACCGATATCGCGGATGTCAGTGGCTACACCTTTCTCATCAATGGCCGGACACCGGCGCAAAACTGGACCGGTTTATTCAACCCCGGCGAAACTGTCCGACTGCGTTTTATCAATGCTTCTGCCATGAGCATGTATGACGTTCGTATCCCCGGCCTGACAATGGATGTGGTGCAGGCGGATGGCCAATATGTTGAGCCTGTCACCGTAGATGAATTCCGCTTTGCTGTGGCAGAGACCTATGACGTGCTTGTCAGACCGACCACCGACACCGCCTTTACTATTGCCGCAGAAGCCATTGATCGCACCGGTTTTGCCATGGGCACTCTGGCGCCCCGTAGCGGGATGCGAGGCCCCGAACCGGAATCCCGGTCGCGTGCATTGCTGACCATGGGTGACATGGGTATGGGGCACAGTGAGGTTCAAGGCGCAGACGTTACCGGCAAGACCGCCATGACAGGCCATGCTGGCCACGGTATGGCGCAGCAGGACAATACCGTTTCGGCGAGCAGTGGCTGGGCCGATGCCGGTACGCCGCCCGGCCACAAGGCCCTGAGTTACGCCGATCTGCGGTCTTTGCGGCAGCAGACGGATACCCGTCCACCAGAGCGGGAAATTGTGGTTAGCTTGGGCGGTTCCATGACGCGCTTTATCTGGACCATCAATGGCCATAAGTTTGGTGACGAGGGCTTTAAACCACTGCAATTGCGTTATGGCGAGCGCGTCAAGCTGAGGTTTGAAAACACCTCCATGATGGCGCACCCGATGCACCTGCACGGCATGTTTGTCCAGCTGGATAACGGTCAGCCCGCCGAGCGATTGCCCAATAAACATACCGTGAATGTGCCACCGGGAAAATCCTATTCTGTATTGCTGACAGCAGATGAGCCGGGCGAATGGGCATTCCATTGTCACCTTCTGTTCCATATGGCGGCTGGCATGATGACCAAACTGGTAGTGGCGGAATACGATGTTGAGGTTGGGGAGAAAGCCACTGCAATATCCGATCCAGGCCCCGGGTCACCCTCATCCATGGACCACGAAGTTCAACAGCGTGGAGGGGAGCATCATGGGCATTAGTCAACGGTATTGTTCTGCGTTGGGGTTTTTTCTGCTGATATCCGTTGGTGCGTGGGCCGAGAATCCTCACCATCCCAGTCCCGTATTCCATGCTTTTTGGTTCGAGGCACAGCACGGCGGTGGAAGTGAAGGTGGTATTACCGATATTGAGCTGGATGGCTGGATCGGTGGCGATACGCACAAACTTTGGTTGAAAACGGATATCAAACAGCACAAGGGCGCTCTGCAGGAGAGTGAGTTCTGGGCGATGTACAGCCGAAATGTCAGCGAATTCTGGGATTTTCAGACCGGGATTCGCCTTGATACCCAGCCCGACTCCACGGGGTATTACACCCTGGGGGTCAGTGGCCTGGCACCTTACTTTCTGAAAACCCAGGCCCACCTGTTTGTCAGCGACTACGGCCATATCACGGCCCGGTTGAAACAGAGCACCCATCTGCTGGTAACCCAACGGGTTGGGATTGAACCGTACTACCGGTTGGAAATGGCGGCCCAGCGGGTGGCGCGACAGGCGCTGGGCCGGGGCCTGACCAATGGACGACTGGGTGTGCGTTTCAATTATGAAATTACCCGGGAACTGTCGCCCTATGTAGACATTCGCTATGACTGGAAATTTGGCGGCACATCGTCTATCGCCAACAACAACGATGAGCGTCGTGATCATTTTACCCTGTCATTGGGCGTGGCCCTGATGTTCTAGCCTGTGGATCATGCCCTGTCAGCTGAGCTTGACGGCTCTCAGGCGCAGGGCATTGCCAATCACGCTGACCGATGACAGGGACATCGCCGCTGCAGCAATGATCGGTGATAACAGTAATCCGGTGAACGGGTAGAGGATGCCCGCGGCAATCGGCACGCCGGCGGCGTTATAGGCAAAGGCAAAAAACAGGTTCTGGCGGATGTTGCGCATGGTGGCGCGAGACAGTCTGCAGGCATCGACAATACCCATCAGATCACCTCTCAGCAGTGTTACCCCAGCGCTTTCGATGGCGACATCGGTGCCGGTGCCCATCGCGATTCCCACATCAGCGCTGGCCAGAGCCGGTGCGTCGTTCACGCCATCACCGACCATGACTACAATGCGCTTCTGGTCCTGCAGACGGCGTACAGCGAGGCTTTTATCCTCGGGTAGAACCTCGGCCTCTACCTCATCGATATTCAATTGGCGGGCGATGGCCTCCGCTGATGTACGGCTGTCACCCGTCAGCATGACCACGCGAAGGCCGTCATGTTGTAAGGCACGAATGGCGGCTGCAGTGGTTTCCTTGATGGGATCTGCTATCGCAAACAAGCCTGCATATTGACCATTGACGGCGATGAAAATGACGGTTGCGCCGTCATGGCGAAGTGCCTCGGCACTGTCGGCGCAGGCTGACAGATCGATAGCTTCGCCTTCCATCAAAAGACGATTGCCCAGGATAACCTGTGTGCCCTCAATACTGCCGGTGACACCCTTGCCATTGAGGGCCTGAAAATCCTCGGGTTCGGACAGGGTCAATTCCAGCTCACCGGCTTTTGCCAGCATGGCCTCTGCCAGGGGGTGTTCGCTTGATCGCTCCAGGCTGGCACCAAGTCGCAGTAAGGTATCTTGATCAAAGCCCGAAGCAGGATGGATGCCGGTTACCTGAGGTCTGCCTTCCGTCAGCGTGCCGGTTTTGTCGATCACCACGGTATCCACTTTTTCCAGTCGCTCCAGTGCTTCGGCATTGCGAATCAGGACGCCCGCCTGTGCTCCGCGCCCGACGCCCACCATGATTGACATCGGTGTGGCCAGCCCCAATGCGCAGGGGCAGGCAATAATCAGTACGCTGACGGCTGCAATCAGGGCAAATGCCATCGGTGGGGTGGGGCCCCAGATCGACCAGACAATGAATGCGATGATGGCAATGAGTATCACGACCGGCACAAAAATTCCGGCGACCTTGTCCGCCAGACCCTGAATGGGCGCGCGCGTTCGCTGGGCGCTGGCTACCATCTGGACGATCTGCGACAGCATGGTGTCCCGGCCAACTTTATCGGCACGCATGATGAACGAACCCTGGCCATTGATACTGCCGCCGATAACCGTGTCGCCCGACTGTTTTTTGACGGCCAGTGGTTCGCCGGTCACCATCGATTCGTCGATATTGGAGCGGCCCTCAAGCACCTCACCATCCAGCGGCACTTTGTCGCCGGGGCGAACCCTGAGACGGTCGCCCACCTTGACCTGGTCGAGCGGGATAGTCGCTTCATCGCCCTGGCTATCCAGCCGCCGTGCCGTGGTCGGCGCCAGATTTAAGAGTGCCCGAATGGCCCCGGAGGTTTTTTCCCGGGCGCGCAATTCGAGTACCTGGCCCAGCAACACCAGCACGATAATCACCGCGGCGGCTTCAAAATAGACGGCGACCGAACCGTCCTGTTGGCGGAATGCCGGAGGAAAAAGATCCGGTGCCAGTGTGGCAAACAGGCTGTATAGCCAGGCGGCCCCGGTGCCGATGGCAATCAGGGTAAACATGTTCAGGTTGCGACGTAAAATGGAATTCCAGCCACGCTGGAAGAATGGCCATCCCGCCCACAGCACCACAGGAGTAGCGAGTAGCAATTGCACCCAGTTGGAAACCTGCGGTGATATCAGACTGTCGGTGTGAAGGAAGTGGCTGCTCATTTCGAGGATAAAGACCGGTAGCGCCAACATCAGCCCAAGCCAGAAGCGCCGGTTCATATCGAGTAGTTCTGCCGAGGGTTCGCTGTCGGCAGTGATTTCTTCCGGCTCTAGCGCCATCCCGCAGATCGGGCAATCGCCGGGTCCCTGCTGTTGAATCTCAGGGTGCATTGGGCAGGTAAAGAGTGCCCCCGGCAGGGTCTTTTGTTCTGCGGGCAGGCCGTCCAGATAGTGTGCGGGGTCGTTTTCAAACTTTTCCCGGCAGTGTGCGCCGCAGAAATACCAGGTTTCGCCGGCATGCTGGGAAAAATGCCTGGTCTCCCGTGGATTGACGGTCATGCCGCAGACGGGATCCTTAGCTTCAGTGCTTTCGGTTATATCAGAGATCACTCATTCTCCCTGTCTGGGTAGCCAGCCGCATCACTTCGTGTTCCTCCATTTCGAGTAACGATTCCAGCAGGCCTCTGGCTTCGGGAATTTCCGC is a window from the Porticoccus hydrocarbonoclasticus MCTG13d genome containing:
- a CDS encoding mechanosensitive ion channel; the encoded protein is MSEITSFWNQYEGPVLLFLVAVLYLLVFYIAARIVKSLSHRLLLKTDLDNRFTRTVGLNDDFPVEKVISTTAFWIIMIFGFISFFEKLDLQSVTQPLNVLLTEIFTYLPKFAAALGLLLLAWVLAALVKKAIEKGATLGKLDERLNKLEHDEEDKVTVSQSLATAGYWLVFLLFLPMVLSALQMESLVAPLQSMFDKLFSYLPNILSALLIFAIGYFVAKLVRQIVSSLLAASGIDRLSEKSGIQQKCSTLVGTLIYTFILLLVIVQSLEALKIAAISTPAQNMIDMIFAAVPGILAALLVLAISYYVGKLIASLVTDLLTAAGFNQLIEKLGFKMGLERTPSQYAGSLVLLGIILFAILGATELLSFEPLSQIVTVMISFAVQVLLGALILAIGIFIARKVRLLIIEAGMPSAAGNLASLAIMFLTIAMALRQIGLAQDIINIAFGLMLGAVAVGAAIAIGLGSKEIAGREVQSLLDRVKK
- a CDS encoding copper resistance protein B: MGISQRYCSALGFFLLISVGAWAENPHHPSPVFHAFWFEAQHGGGSEGGITDIELDGWIGGDTHKLWLKTDIKQHKGALQESEFWAMYSRNVSEFWDFQTGIRLDTQPDSTGYYTLGVSGLAPYFLKTQAHLFVSDYGHITARLKQSTHLLVTQRVGIEPYYRLEMAAQRVARQALGRGLTNGRLGVRFNYEITRELSPYVDIRYDWKFGGTSSIANNNDERRDHFTLSLGVALMF
- a CDS encoding heavy metal translocating P-type ATPase, with amino-acid sequence MISDITESTEAKDPVCGMTVNPRETRHFSQHAGETWYFCGAHCREKFENDPAHYLDGLPAEQKTLPGALFTCPMHPEIQQQGPGDCPICGMALEPEEITADSEPSAELLDMNRRFWLGLMLALPVFILEMSSHFLHTDSLISPQVSNWVQLLLATPVVLWAGWPFFQRGWNSILRRNLNMFTLIAIGTGAAWLYSLFATLAPDLFPPAFRQQDGSVAVYFEAAAVIIVLVLLGQVLELRAREKTSGAIRALLNLAPTTARRLDSQGDEATIPLDQVKVGDRLRVRPGDKVPLDGEVLEGRSNIDESMVTGEPLAVKKQSGDTVIGGSINGQGSFIMRADKVGRDTMLSQIVQMVASAQRTRAPIQGLADKVAGIFVPVVILIAIIAFIVWSIWGPTPPMAFALIAAVSVLIIACPCALGLATPMSIMVGVGRGAQAGVLIRNAEALERLEKVDTVVIDKTGTLTEGRPQVTGIHPASGFDQDTLLRLGASLERSSEHPLAEAMLAKAGELELTLSEPEDFQALNGKGVTGSIEGTQVILGNRLLMEGEAIDLSACADSAEALRHDGATVIFIAVNGQYAGLFAIADPIKETTAAAIRALQHDGLRVVMLTGDSRTSAEAIARQLNIDEVEAEVLPEDKSLAVRRLQDQKRIVVMVGDGVNDAPALASADVGIAMGTGTDVAIESAGVTLLRGDLMGIVDACRLSRATMRNIRQNLFFAFAYNAAGVPIAAGILYPFTGLLLSPIIAAAAMSLSSVSVIGNALRLRAVKLS
- a CDS encoding YajQ family cyclic di-GMP-binding protein encodes the protein MPSFDIVSEVDQVDIRHATENTQRELATRFDFRGVEASVTIKDEVVTLTAESDFQCRQLLDMLSKNLVKRNVDPYVIDVDEEAVHSGKTFSLQVRFKQGIDQPMAKKIIKLVKEAKVKAQTAIQGDKLRVTGKKRDDLQETIALVKGADLGQPFQFENFRD
- a CDS encoding copper resistance system multicopper oxidase, whose amino-acid sequence is MSLFSRLLTAFWISMIAINAVANITEYHLDIDRQTVNITGKPLQRITVNGSIPGPVLEFTEGDTAVIHVTNKMKVPSSVHWHGLLLPPAMDGVPGFSGYPGIAPGETFTYRFELRQNGTYWYHAHSGTQEQDGHYGALIVHPENRSLIQADRDYVVVLSDFSEEASSQIMANLKKDPHYYNYSQRTLGDFLDDVRNRGLAEAWQWATEWGEMRMSPTDIADVSGYTFLINGRTPAQNWTGLFNPGETVRLRFINASAMSMYDVRIPGLTMDVVQADGQYVEPVTVDEFRFAVAETYDVLVRPTTDTAFTIAAEAIDRTGFAMGTLAPRSGMRGPEPESRSRALLTMGDMGMGHSEVQGADVTGKTAMTGHAGHGMAQQDNTVSASSGWADAGTPPGHKALSYADLRSLRQQTDTRPPEREIVVSLGGSMTRFIWTINGHKFGDEGFKPLQLRYGERVKLRFENTSMMAHPMHLHGMFVQLDNGQPAERLPNKHTVNVPPGKSYSVLLTADEPGEWAFHCHLLFHMAAGMMTKLVVAEYDVEVGEKATAISDPGPGSPSSMDHEVQQRGGEHHGH
- the arfB gene encoding alternative ribosome rescue aminoacyl-tRNA hydrolase ArfB; amino-acid sequence: MEYWTLLDITKKIAIPDEEIELTAIRSQGAGGQNVNKVSSAIHLRFDINASSLPDDCKQQLLVTKDRRINKEGVIVIKAQQFRTQEKNRLDALERLKAVILSATAVKKTRIPTRATKASKTRRVDNKTQRGKTKALRGKVID